In Hippoglossus stenolepis isolate QCI-W04-F060 chromosome 5, HSTE1.2, whole genome shotgun sequence, one genomic interval encodes:
- the plcg2 gene encoding 1-phosphatidylinositol 4,5-bisphosphate phosphodiesterase gamma-2 isoform X1 has product MARSGQQGEMTEYKKILIKRDMEMGVVMTVFRQKAERLTVQVIMETRQVAWTRTADKTDGVLDLFEIREIRPGRNSKDFERFRDGKDKHEENTCFTIFYGSQFVLNTLSLGADSAEEAQKWLIGLELLRQETEVAPTPVLIESWLRKQMYSVNQTKTNSISMKELKALLPQLNYKTPSSRVLKDRFQEVGAKKDRLDFEQFHKLYNLIMFEQNEILDEFKNESCAFILGNTDKPEASLVLLHDFQRFLIYQQKEFWANDLNQVRELMTIFIDDTMRKTNDPEFTVSEFLSFLFSKENSLWDEKFSEINTMDMNNPLSHYWISSSHNTYLTGDQLRSESSTEAYVRCLRLGCRCVELDCWEGPGEPIIYHGWTRTTKIKFEDVVKAINDHAFVTSDFPLILSIEEHCPLEQQRQMARIFKDVFGSKLLTKPVEQMAEQLPSPTQLKGKIILKHKKISVEEGGISKDFRKGQKQGDLEIWDPVDQVWHTHFCVICDDKLYYDEEDTEQEEQSEKDLHCTEPWFHGRMKEGRLMAERLIHDYCAETGGRDGTFLVRESDTYVTDFTLSFWRTGRVQHCRIRSGSEGGLTYFYLTPNLHFLSVYSLINHYRENPLRCQDFELRLTDAVPQPTPHRTEGWFYSNLSRGQAEDYLLRIPRDGAFLIRQREGETDSFAITFRGDGKVKHCRIQKEGSMYLLGTTTEFESLVELVNYFKTRPLYRKIKLRYPVTPTLVDRFSAEKDCASLYGVKTYVEPNEIEPSLPQNTVRALYSFQARNSNELSFSKGALIHNVTKGTDAWCKGDYAGKIQHFFPSIYVEEVSYNIQPEPKEEDLEDNPLGELCKGVVDISKCNIQNLTNGKNGKPHVLTLQDMEQDNLQFDLAAASVEELFEWYQVAWDITQREMSKQYNREQVMRQQVEVEKKYEVAREMSDLVVYCQPRSKEKDRFDGYTYKEIRSFVENKMPGKSRTQDFLQYNCKALSRIYPKGQRVESSNYDPYPLWALGCHMVALNYQTADKYTQLNSALFSLNAQTGYVLQPELMRSDNYDPNQEKIKIKYEIVVRVIAARHLPKPGRSIPSPFVEIELCGQTEEKSKTVVYCDNGLNPVWKAPAEPVVFNVYEPELTFLRFVVNEEDMFSDPNFLAQATFPVKGIRSGYRSVPLKNGYSESLELASLLVYINVQPAGHAEEALYSSSSQLRKNPAEVSGELSLYDTHANIQRSTLPRQHNQLTREFSTSEHRTKEKKINNSKFYS; this is encoded by the exons ATGGCTCGTTCTGGGCAGCAAGGCGAGATGACGGAGTACAAGAAGATCCTGATCAAACGGGACATGGAGATGGGTGTGGTCATGACGGTGTTTCGGCAGAAAGCAGAACGGCTCACCGTGCAGGTCATCATGGAGACCCGTCAGGTGGCGTGGACACGCACAGCGGACAAGACCGACGGTGTCT tggaCCTGTTTGAGATCAGGGAGATTCGTCCCGGGAGGAACTCCAAGGACTTTGAGCGCTTCAGGGACGGAAAGGACAAACACGAGGAGAACACGTGCTTCACCATCTTCTACGGCTCGCAGTTTGTCCTCAACACCCTGAGTCTGGGGG CTGATTCTGCAGAGGAGGCTCAGAAATGGCTGATTGGACTCGAACTGCTGAGGCAAGAGACAGAGGTCGCTCCCACTCCGGTTCTCATAGAGag TTGGCTGAGGAAGCAGATGTATTCTGTCAatcagaccaaaacaaacag CATCTCCATGAAGGAGCTGAAGGCCCTGCTTCCTCAGCTCAACTACAAGACCCCGAGCTCTCGAGTCCTCAAAGACAGATTCCAG GAAGTGGGAGCGAAGAAAGATCGTCTGGACTTTGAGCAGTTTCATAAATTGTACAATCTTATAATGTTTGAACAGAATGAG aTCCTCGATGAGTTCAAAAATGAATCGTGTGCTTTTATTCTGGG aaacacagataaacCCGAGGCCTCGTTGGTTCTGCTCCACGACTTCCAACGATTcctcatctaccagcagaag GAGTTCTGGGCCAATGATCTGAACCAGGTCAGAGAACTCATGACGATCTTCATCGACGACACCATGAGAAAAACCAACGACCCAGAGTTCACCGTCAGCGAA ttcctcagtttcctgttttctaaGGAGAACTCTCTGTGGGACGAGAAGTTCTCAGAGATCAACACCATGGACATGAACAATCCTCTGTCCCACTACTGGATCAGCTCCTCACACAACAC GTATCTGACAGGGGATCAGCTTCGTAGTGAGTCGTCCACAGAGGCTTATGTCCGCTGCCTGCGTCTGGGATGTCGCTGTGTGGAGC TGGACTGCTGGGAGGGGCCCGGGGAGCCAATCATCTACCACGGCTGGACCAGAACAACCAAGATCAAGTTCGAGGACGTGGTCAAAGCCATCAACGACCACGCGTTCGTCACCTCAGA CTTCCCGCTGATCCTGTCCATCGAGGAGCACTGTCCTCTGGAGCAGCAGCGTCAGATGGCTCGAATCTTCAAAGACGTGTTCGGAAGCAAGCTGCTGACGAAGCCGGTGGAGCAGATGGCCGAGCAGCTGCCTTCACCTACTCAGCTGAAGGGCAAGATCATACTCaag CACAAGAAGATCAGTGTTGAGGAAGGAGGGATCAGTAAAGACTTTAGGAAAGGGCAGAAACAGGGCGACCTGGAGATCTGGGACCCTGTGGATCAG GTGTGGCACACGCACTTCTGTGTGATCTGTGACGACAAGCTGTACTACGACGAGGAGGACACGGAGCAGGAGGAACAATCCGAGAAG GACCTGCACTGCACAGAGCCGTGGTTTCATGGTCGCATGAAGGAGGGCAGGCTGATGGCCGAGAGACTGATCCACGATTACTGCGCAGAGACCGGAGGAAGAGACGGAACCTTCCTGGTCCGAGAGAGCGACACCTACGTCACAGACTTCACCCTCTCCTTCTG gcgcACTGGGAGAGTCCAGCACTGTCGTATTCGCTCTGGCTCCGAGGGGGGGCTCACTTACTTCTACCTGACGCCCAACCTGCACTTCCTCAGCGTGTACTCCCTGATCAATCACTACAGAGAAAACCCGCTGCGCTGTCAAGACTTCGAGCTGCGCCTCACCGACGCCGTCCCTCAGCCCACCCCCCATCGAACAGAAGG GTGGTTCTACAGTAACCTGAGCAGAGGCCAGGCGGAGGATTACCTGCTGAGGATTCCCAGAGACGGAGCGTTCCTCATccgacagagagaaggagaaacagactCCTTCGCCATCACGTTTAG AGGCGACGGTAAAGTGAAACACTGTCGGATCCAGAAGGAGGGGAGCATGTACCTGCTGGGCACCACCACGGAGTTCGAGAGTCTGGTGGAGCTGGTCAATTACTTCAAGACCAGGCCACTGTATCGCAAGATCAAGCTACGTTACCCAGTCACCCCCACACTGGTGGACCGCTTCAGCGCC gagaaagaCTGTGCGTCTCTGTACGGGGTGAAAACATACGTGGAGCCCAACGAGATCGAGCCGTCACTG CCTCAGAATACAGTCAGGGCTTTATACAGCTTCCAGGCGAGAAATTCCAATGAGCTCAGCTTCAGTAAAGGAGCTTTGATACACAATGTCACCAAGGGGACAGATGCATG GTGCAAAGGTGACTACGCTGGAAAGATTCAGCATTTCTTCCCATCAATCTATGTAGAGGAAGTTTCCTACAACATCCAACCTGAGCCCAAAGAGGAG GACCTGGAGGACAACCCACTGGGTGAACTGTGTAAAGGTGTTGTGGACATCTCCAAGTGCAACATCCAAAACT TGACCAACGGGAAGAACGGGAAGCCCCATGTGTTGACCCTGCAGGACATGGAGCAGGACAACCTGCAGTTTGACCTGGCAGCAGCTTCTGTGGAGGAGCTGTTCGAATGGTACCAGGTGGCCTGGGACATCACTCAGAGAGAGATGAGCAAACAGTACAACCGGGAGCAAGTG ATGAGACAGCAGGTGGAAGTGGAGAAGAAGTACGAGGTTGCCAGGGAGATGTCGGACCTCGTGGTCTACTGTCAGCCTCGCAGCAAAGAGAAGGACCGCTTCG ACGGTTACACGTACAAAGAGATTCGCTCCTTTGTGGAGAACAAGATGCCGGGAAAGAGCCGCACCCAGGACTTCTTACAGTACAACTGCAAGGCTCTGAGTCGCATCTACCCAAAAGGCCAGCGGGTGGAGTCCTCCAACTACGACCCGTATCCCCTGTGGGCTCTCGGCTGTCACATGGTTGCTCTCAACTACCAGACTGCAG ATAAATACACCCAGTTGAACAGCGCCCTCTTCAGTCTGAATGCACAAACTGGCTACGTGCTGCAGCCGGAGCTCATGCGCTCCGATAACTACGACCCCAACCAAGAGAAGATTAAGATCAAGTACGAGATTGTGGTCAGG GTGATCGCTGCTCGACACCTCCCGAAGCCCGGCCGCAGCATCCCCAGTCCGTTCGTCGAGATCGAGCTGTGTGGCCAGACGGAGGAGAAGAGCAAAACCGTCGTCTACT GTGACAACGGTCTGAACCCGGTGTGGAAAGCCCCGGCCGAGCCCGTTGTCTTCAACGTGTACGAGCCGGAGCTCACCTTCCTGCGCTTTGTGGTCAACGAGGAGGACATGTTCTCAGACCCCAACTTCCTGGCCCAGGCCACGTTTCCTGTCAAAGGCATCCGCTCAG GTTACCGCTCCGTACCTTTAAAGAATGGCTACAGTGAAAGCTTAGAGTTAGCCTCGCTACTGGTCTACATCAACGTACAGCCAGCAGgg CACGCAGAGGAGGCGCTGTACTCGTCCTCCAGCCAGCTGAGGAAGAATCCGGCCGAGGTCAGCGGTGAACTTTCCCTGTACGACACTCACGCCAACATCCAGCGCTCCACGCTCCCTCGCCAACACAACCAGCTCACGAGAGAGTTCAGCACCAGCGAGCACAG GACGAAGGAGAAGAAGATAAACAACAGTAAGTTTTACTCCTGA
- the plcg2 gene encoding 1-phosphatidylinositol 4,5-bisphosphate phosphodiesterase gamma-2 isoform X2 has translation MARSGQQGEMTEYKKILIKRDMEMGVVMTVFRQKAERLTVQVIMETRQVAWTRTADKTDGVLDLFEIREIRPGRNSKDFERFRDGKDKHEENTCFTIFYGSQFVLNTLSLGADSAEEAQKWLIGLELLRQETEVAPTPVLIESWLRKQMYSVNQTKTNSISMKELKALLPQLNYKTPSSRVLKDRFQEVGAKKDRLDFEQFHKLYNLIMFEQNEILDEFKNESCAFILGNTDKPEASLVLLHDFQRFLIYQQKEFWANDLNQVRELMTIFIDDTMRKTNDPEFTFLSFLFSKENSLWDEKFSEINTMDMNNPLSHYWISSSHNTYLTGDQLRSESSTEAYVRCLRLGCRCVELDCWEGPGEPIIYHGWTRTTKIKFEDVVKAINDHAFVTSDFPLILSIEEHCPLEQQRQMARIFKDVFGSKLLTKPVEQMAEQLPSPTQLKGKIILKHKKISVEEGGISKDFRKGQKQGDLEIWDPVDQVWHTHFCVICDDKLYYDEEDTEQEEQSEKDLHCTEPWFHGRMKEGRLMAERLIHDYCAETGGRDGTFLVRESDTYVTDFTLSFWRTGRVQHCRIRSGSEGGLTYFYLTPNLHFLSVYSLINHYRENPLRCQDFELRLTDAVPQPTPHRTEGWFYSNLSRGQAEDYLLRIPRDGAFLIRQREGETDSFAITFRGDGKVKHCRIQKEGSMYLLGTTTEFESLVELVNYFKTRPLYRKIKLRYPVTPTLVDRFSAEKDCASLYGVKTYVEPNEIEPSLPQNTVRALYSFQARNSNELSFSKGALIHNVTKGTDAWCKGDYAGKIQHFFPSIYVEEVSYNIQPEPKEEDLEDNPLGELCKGVVDISKCNIQNLTNGKNGKPHVLTLQDMEQDNLQFDLAAASVEELFEWYQVAWDITQREMSKQYNREQVMRQQVEVEKKYEVAREMSDLVVYCQPRSKEKDRFDGYTYKEIRSFVENKMPGKSRTQDFLQYNCKALSRIYPKGQRVESSNYDPYPLWALGCHMVALNYQTADKYTQLNSALFSLNAQTGYVLQPELMRSDNYDPNQEKIKIKYEIVVRVIAARHLPKPGRSIPSPFVEIELCGQTEEKSKTVVYCDNGLNPVWKAPAEPVVFNVYEPELTFLRFVVNEEDMFSDPNFLAQATFPVKGIRSGYRSVPLKNGYSESLELASLLVYINVQPAGHAEEALYSSSSQLRKNPAEVSGELSLYDTHANIQRSTLPRQHNQLTREFSTSEHRTKEKKINNSKFYS, from the exons ATGGCTCGTTCTGGGCAGCAAGGCGAGATGACGGAGTACAAGAAGATCCTGATCAAACGGGACATGGAGATGGGTGTGGTCATGACGGTGTTTCGGCAGAAAGCAGAACGGCTCACCGTGCAGGTCATCATGGAGACCCGTCAGGTGGCGTGGACACGCACAGCGGACAAGACCGACGGTGTCT tggaCCTGTTTGAGATCAGGGAGATTCGTCCCGGGAGGAACTCCAAGGACTTTGAGCGCTTCAGGGACGGAAAGGACAAACACGAGGAGAACACGTGCTTCACCATCTTCTACGGCTCGCAGTTTGTCCTCAACACCCTGAGTCTGGGGG CTGATTCTGCAGAGGAGGCTCAGAAATGGCTGATTGGACTCGAACTGCTGAGGCAAGAGACAGAGGTCGCTCCCACTCCGGTTCTCATAGAGag TTGGCTGAGGAAGCAGATGTATTCTGTCAatcagaccaaaacaaacag CATCTCCATGAAGGAGCTGAAGGCCCTGCTTCCTCAGCTCAACTACAAGACCCCGAGCTCTCGAGTCCTCAAAGACAGATTCCAG GAAGTGGGAGCGAAGAAAGATCGTCTGGACTTTGAGCAGTTTCATAAATTGTACAATCTTATAATGTTTGAACAGAATGAG aTCCTCGATGAGTTCAAAAATGAATCGTGTGCTTTTATTCTGGG aaacacagataaacCCGAGGCCTCGTTGGTTCTGCTCCACGACTTCCAACGATTcctcatctaccagcagaag GAGTTCTGGGCCAATGATCTGAACCAGGTCAGAGAACTCATGACGATCTTCATCGACGACACCATGAGAAAAACCAACGACCCAGAGTTCACC ttcctcagtttcctgttttctaaGGAGAACTCTCTGTGGGACGAGAAGTTCTCAGAGATCAACACCATGGACATGAACAATCCTCTGTCCCACTACTGGATCAGCTCCTCACACAACAC GTATCTGACAGGGGATCAGCTTCGTAGTGAGTCGTCCACAGAGGCTTATGTCCGCTGCCTGCGTCTGGGATGTCGCTGTGTGGAGC TGGACTGCTGGGAGGGGCCCGGGGAGCCAATCATCTACCACGGCTGGACCAGAACAACCAAGATCAAGTTCGAGGACGTGGTCAAAGCCATCAACGACCACGCGTTCGTCACCTCAGA CTTCCCGCTGATCCTGTCCATCGAGGAGCACTGTCCTCTGGAGCAGCAGCGTCAGATGGCTCGAATCTTCAAAGACGTGTTCGGAAGCAAGCTGCTGACGAAGCCGGTGGAGCAGATGGCCGAGCAGCTGCCTTCACCTACTCAGCTGAAGGGCAAGATCATACTCaag CACAAGAAGATCAGTGTTGAGGAAGGAGGGATCAGTAAAGACTTTAGGAAAGGGCAGAAACAGGGCGACCTGGAGATCTGGGACCCTGTGGATCAG GTGTGGCACACGCACTTCTGTGTGATCTGTGACGACAAGCTGTACTACGACGAGGAGGACACGGAGCAGGAGGAACAATCCGAGAAG GACCTGCACTGCACAGAGCCGTGGTTTCATGGTCGCATGAAGGAGGGCAGGCTGATGGCCGAGAGACTGATCCACGATTACTGCGCAGAGACCGGAGGAAGAGACGGAACCTTCCTGGTCCGAGAGAGCGACACCTACGTCACAGACTTCACCCTCTCCTTCTG gcgcACTGGGAGAGTCCAGCACTGTCGTATTCGCTCTGGCTCCGAGGGGGGGCTCACTTACTTCTACCTGACGCCCAACCTGCACTTCCTCAGCGTGTACTCCCTGATCAATCACTACAGAGAAAACCCGCTGCGCTGTCAAGACTTCGAGCTGCGCCTCACCGACGCCGTCCCTCAGCCCACCCCCCATCGAACAGAAGG GTGGTTCTACAGTAACCTGAGCAGAGGCCAGGCGGAGGATTACCTGCTGAGGATTCCCAGAGACGGAGCGTTCCTCATccgacagagagaaggagaaacagactCCTTCGCCATCACGTTTAG AGGCGACGGTAAAGTGAAACACTGTCGGATCCAGAAGGAGGGGAGCATGTACCTGCTGGGCACCACCACGGAGTTCGAGAGTCTGGTGGAGCTGGTCAATTACTTCAAGACCAGGCCACTGTATCGCAAGATCAAGCTACGTTACCCAGTCACCCCCACACTGGTGGACCGCTTCAGCGCC gagaaagaCTGTGCGTCTCTGTACGGGGTGAAAACATACGTGGAGCCCAACGAGATCGAGCCGTCACTG CCTCAGAATACAGTCAGGGCTTTATACAGCTTCCAGGCGAGAAATTCCAATGAGCTCAGCTTCAGTAAAGGAGCTTTGATACACAATGTCACCAAGGGGACAGATGCATG GTGCAAAGGTGACTACGCTGGAAAGATTCAGCATTTCTTCCCATCAATCTATGTAGAGGAAGTTTCCTACAACATCCAACCTGAGCCCAAAGAGGAG GACCTGGAGGACAACCCACTGGGTGAACTGTGTAAAGGTGTTGTGGACATCTCCAAGTGCAACATCCAAAACT TGACCAACGGGAAGAACGGGAAGCCCCATGTGTTGACCCTGCAGGACATGGAGCAGGACAACCTGCAGTTTGACCTGGCAGCAGCTTCTGTGGAGGAGCTGTTCGAATGGTACCAGGTGGCCTGGGACATCACTCAGAGAGAGATGAGCAAACAGTACAACCGGGAGCAAGTG ATGAGACAGCAGGTGGAAGTGGAGAAGAAGTACGAGGTTGCCAGGGAGATGTCGGACCTCGTGGTCTACTGTCAGCCTCGCAGCAAAGAGAAGGACCGCTTCG ACGGTTACACGTACAAAGAGATTCGCTCCTTTGTGGAGAACAAGATGCCGGGAAAGAGCCGCACCCAGGACTTCTTACAGTACAACTGCAAGGCTCTGAGTCGCATCTACCCAAAAGGCCAGCGGGTGGAGTCCTCCAACTACGACCCGTATCCCCTGTGGGCTCTCGGCTGTCACATGGTTGCTCTCAACTACCAGACTGCAG ATAAATACACCCAGTTGAACAGCGCCCTCTTCAGTCTGAATGCACAAACTGGCTACGTGCTGCAGCCGGAGCTCATGCGCTCCGATAACTACGACCCCAACCAAGAGAAGATTAAGATCAAGTACGAGATTGTGGTCAGG GTGATCGCTGCTCGACACCTCCCGAAGCCCGGCCGCAGCATCCCCAGTCCGTTCGTCGAGATCGAGCTGTGTGGCCAGACGGAGGAGAAGAGCAAAACCGTCGTCTACT GTGACAACGGTCTGAACCCGGTGTGGAAAGCCCCGGCCGAGCCCGTTGTCTTCAACGTGTACGAGCCGGAGCTCACCTTCCTGCGCTTTGTGGTCAACGAGGAGGACATGTTCTCAGACCCCAACTTCCTGGCCCAGGCCACGTTTCCTGTCAAAGGCATCCGCTCAG GTTACCGCTCCGTACCTTTAAAGAATGGCTACAGTGAAAGCTTAGAGTTAGCCTCGCTACTGGTCTACATCAACGTACAGCCAGCAGgg CACGCAGAGGAGGCGCTGTACTCGTCCTCCAGCCAGCTGAGGAAGAATCCGGCCGAGGTCAGCGGTGAACTTTCCCTGTACGACACTCACGCCAACATCCAGCGCTCCACGCTCCCTCGCCAACACAACCAGCTCACGAGAGAGTTCAGCACCAGCGAGCACAG GACGAAGGAGAAGAAGATAAACAACAGTAAGTTTTACTCCTGA